A part of Candida albicans SC5314 chromosome 2, complete sequence genomic DNA contains:
- the MFG1 gene encoding Mfg1p (Regulator of filamentous growth; required for biofilm formation, virulence; interacts with Flo8 and Mss11) — protein sequence MNGNNNTGNLQQSHGPPQQQQQQQMFNQTPQMGFQQAPPPGMQGRGNNAQTPLQQQRFNMSQQQMMAAQQQQQQQQLQQQNAMAAAAAAAAASGRPVPQRNPNYNGSPNPGQTLPLNNNNNNSNNNNNKTGMYNPNALATGMPSSNLQPTSSAGNSRGHTPRMVNQPQPFIPHQQNQPPLPPQQQQQQQQQQQQPTPQLPPQGQTPQQVQMGYPKKVNNGNLVANQSLKSGPMGGPVPMGGPQQARIPPNSSFQQSPQTQFAMPPNSNGPINPQQQQQQHGPNQNPQPTVSGRSPIQRQMIIATTTATGGKGDTNNSVQEQVQQEINTRIIKRNLGNAAIIRVLDLIEFISNQHYENLSNIEFWTKITPANFLPTAILKFNTTNITGGNGNKSLNDITGLNLNFLNSNKATSNNNNNNTNTNTNNSNNNNKPHQFELTTSTAPRFFASCIQTESILKCNISLSGSKFQVLSNGSIVIVSKIGLHFHYKDGSNSALHGTIKILMSKDLRIEWVDLNFSDYQSNISVSALEEKLKSIITDNTSITKKDIKRQKELLDELVKNSQASKLQLTFGIEPQSLRILQLGDVMSSMKSLMEFSMVNNIPSPMKSMELLIASQKNQQMQAFQAQMAVQAQAQAQAQVQAQAQGQNLANFSGSTNLQTDAQRSRQQQQQQQQQQQQQQQQQSLNTSNNNSNSNNSNNNNNNNSNNNNNNNNNNNGKGGIANGSNNISSPSPRTVNAEEPKRKRKQSVNMSNENKRRK from the coding sequence atgaatggaaataataatactggAAATCTCCAGCAATCACACGGCCCacctcaacaacaacaacaacaacaaatgttCAATCAAACCCCTCAAATGGGATTTCAACAAGCACCACCTCCTGGAATGCAAGGAAGAGGTAATAATGCTCAAACACctttacaacaacaacgattCAATATgtctcaacaacaaatgatGGCagcacaacaacaacaacaacaacaacaattacaacaacaaaatgcAATGGCTGCAGcagctgctgctgctgctgcatCTGGACGTCCAGTACCTCAAAGAAATCCAAATTATAATGGAAGTCCTAATCCTGGACAAACACTTCctttaaataataacaacaacaacagcaacaacaacaacaacaaaactgGGATGTATAATCCAAATGCATTAGCAACAGGGATGCCTTCTTCAAATTTGCAACCTACTTCTTCTGCAGGAAACTCTCGTGGTCATACACCAAGAATGGTAAATCAACCACAACCATTTATACCGCATCAACAGAACCAACCACCTttaccaccacaacaacaacagcagcaacaacaacaacagcaacaaccTACTCCTCAACTCCCACCTCAAGGTCAAACACCACAACAAGTACAAATGGGATATCCCAAGAAAGTAAACAATGGTAACCTTGTTGCAAATCAGTCTCTTAAAAGTGGACCAATGGGGGGACCAGTACCTATGGGAGGACCACAACAAGCAAGAATTCCTCCGAATTCATCCTTCCAACAATCACCACAAACACAGTTTGCCATGCCTCCCAATAGTAATGGTCCTATCAATccccaacaacaacaacaacagcatggaccaaatcaaaatccACAACCAACAGTAAGTGGTCGTTCTCCTATTCAAAGACAAATGATAATAGCCAccacaacagcaacaggTGGAAAAGGTGACACAAACAATTCAGTTCAAGAACAAGTacaacaagaaatcaataccagaatcattaaaagaaatttagGAAATGCTGCTATAATTAGAGTATtagatttaattgaatttatttcaaatcaacattatgaaaatttatcaaatatagAATTTTGGACAAAAATCACTCCAGCAAATTTTTTACCAACagcaattttaaaatttaataCTACCAATATTActggtggtaatggtaataaatctttaaatgatattactggattgaatttaaattttttaaattcaaacaaagCTACgagtaataataacaataacaatactaatactaatactaataatagtaataacaataataagcCACATCAGTTTGAATTAACTACTAGTACTGCTCCACGATTTTTTGCTAGTTGTATACAAACGGAAAGCATTCTTAAATGTAATATAAGTTTATCAGGATCAAAATTCCAAGTATTAAGCAATGGATCAATTGTCATTGTATCTAAAATAGGTTTACATTTCCATTATAAAGATGGATCAAATTCTGCCCTTCATGGTACcattaaaattttgatgaGTAAAGATTTACGAATTGAATGGgttgatttaaatttttctgATTATCAATCTAATATTTCGGTGCTGGCacttgaagaaaaattgaaatcaattataaCTGATAATACTTCAATTACGAAAAAAGATATTAAACGACAAAAAGAATTACTTGATGAATTAGTTAAAAATTCTCAAGCATCAAAATTACAATTAACTTTTGGAATTGAACCTCAATCTTTAAGAATTTTACAATTGGGTGATGTAATGTCAAGTATGAAATCATTAATGGAATTTAGTATGGTCAATAATATACCGTCACCTATGAAATCAATGGAATTATTGATTGCTtcacaaaaaaatcaacaaatgcaAGCATTCCAAGCTCAAATGGCAGTACAAGCTCAAGCTCAAGCTCAAGCTCAGGTCCAGGCCCAGGCCCAAGGACAAAATTTGGCTAATTTTTCAGGATCAACGAATTTACAAACAGATGCACAAAGATCtcgacaacaacaacaacaacaacaacagcagcagcagcaacaacagcaacaacaactgctAAACACGagtaacaacaatagtaatAGCAATAACagtaataacaataataacaataatagcaataacaacaataataacaataataataacaatggTAAAGGAGGTATTGCTAATGGAAGTAATAATATATCTTCACCATCACCAAGGACTGTAAATGCTGAAGAACctaaaagaaagagaaaacaaAGTGTGAATATGTCAAATGAgaataaaagaagaaagtaA
- a CDS encoding uncharacterized protein (Has domain(s) with predicted ATP binding, nucleoside-triphosphatase activity, nucleotide binding activity), which produces MEYEEQTKTKTKTNIKLLSKLTSLSLSEAIRPTTFEQYVGQDHLINPIDGAIRNFIKLGYLPSMIFTGPSGIGKTTLASVISYECGLPFLELSATTMTTMDLKTTIMQKNQKNQKNQKNQNVGEQKIVLFIDELHRLTKIQQDWLLPYLENGEIVLIGATTIQPNTRIRQAILSRCQVFKLEKLTRKEIKKVLCQAITFQNLKRKHLYQLGAIVYDDDDEEQGDGVDECFDLILDRAQGDCRIAINLIELISDNFLDNVNDIKLSKNQLQKIFHSLNYNNNNNNLGDHIIVDDNDIMRNFIKVLAHGCFKSKKIYNNNKNKNNKNKNSLEFIYDDFKTQNFENHYLQQMQVSDDSDVETGDIYSEDEDKQENLLKMDQLEKGDKTDDDDDDDDAYRLISALFYLNLLLQKGQSPNMIFRQLILFTIKYIECDNFTLKKLLSFKKAIGNKNNDTERVLSNCVEWLMYQKRTVDGIYLSDYISYIKTYCNKQMELDAEQSSGVVGSGSGNNIDGVEISYESDDIELAETFPEFPDPPNSLIDGFEVEYI; this is translated from the coding sequence ATGGAATATGAAGaacaaactaaaactaaaaccaaaaccaatataaaattattatcaaaacttacttcattatcattatcagaAGCAATTCGTCCAACAACATTTGAACAATATGTTGGTCAAGATCATCTTATTAATCCCATCGATGGAGCCATTagaaattttattaaattagGTTATTTACCATCAATGATATTTACTGGACCTTCAGGTATTGGAAAAACTACATTAGCTTCAGTGATATCATATGAATGTGGATTACCATTTTTAGAATTATCAGCAACGACAATGACAACCATGGATTTAAAAACCACAATAATGcaaaaaaaccaaaaaaaccaaaaaaaccaaaaaaaccaaaacgTTGGggaacaaaaaattgtattatttattgatgaattacaTCGATTAACTAAAATTCAACAAGATTGGTTATTACCATATTTGGAAAATGGGGAAATTGTATTGATTGGGGCAACTACTATACAACCAAATACAAGGATTCGTCAAGCTATTTTATCACGATGTCAAGTAtttaaattagaaaaattgactcgtaaagaaattaaaaaagttTTATGTCAAGCTATAACtttccaaaatttaaaaCGTAAACATCTTTATCAATTAGGGGCAATTGtatatgatgatgatgatgaagaacaAGGAGACGGAGTAGATGaatgttttgatttgatattgGATAGAGCTCAAGGTGATTGTAGAATTGCtattaatttgattgaattaataAGTGATAATTTCCTTGATAATGTCAATGATATAAAATTactgaaaaatcaattacaaaaaattttccacagtttaaattataataataataataataatttgggGGATCAtataattgttgatgataatgatataaTGAGAAATTTTATAAAAGTATTAGCTCATGGTTGTtttaaaagtaaaaaaatttataataataataagaataagaataataagaataagaatTCATTAGAATTTATATatgatgattttaaaactcaaaattttgaaaatcattatcttcaacAAATGCAAGTATCTGATGATAGTGATGTTGAAACGGGGGATATTTAttctgaagatgaagataaacaagaaaacCTATTAAAAATGGATCAACTTGAAAAAGGCGACAAaactgatgatgatgatgatgatgatgatgccTATCGTCTTATATCAGCATTATTTTAtcttaatttattattacaaaaagGACAATCTCCAAATATGATATTCCGtcaattaatattatttaccatcaaatatattgaaTGTGATAATTTCacattaaaaaaattattatcatttaaaaaagCAATTGGTAATAAGAATAATGATACCGAACGTGTGTTATCCAATTGTGTTGAATGGTTAATGTATCAAAAAAGAACGGTTGATGGTATATATTTATCAGATTATATTTCTTATATTAAAACTTATTGTAATAAACAAATGGAATTAGATGCTGAACAATCTTCTGGTGTTGttggtagtggtagtggtaaCAACATAGATGGAGTTGAAATTTCTTATGAATCTGATGATATAGAATTGGCTGAAACGTTTCCTGAATTTCCTGATCCTCCCAATTCTTTAATCGATGGATTTGAAGTTGAATATATTTAG